A single genomic interval of Desulfobacterales bacterium harbors:
- a CDS encoding nucleoside deaminase: protein MDDEFYMNKALEQARMALSNGEFPVGCVMALGNNILVTGAREGTTGDSVNEVDHAEMMALRELSRLDRNVNMKEVSVFSTLEPCLMCFGALVISGIGRIVYAYEDAMGGGTRCDCAPLPPLYKENQIEIISGILRSDSLELLKSYFSQTEHTYLKDSFLAAYTLDQ from the coding sequence ATGGATGACGAATTCTATATGAACAAAGCATTGGAGCAGGCTCGCATGGCGCTGTCAAACGGCGAGTTTCCCGTCGGATGCGTCATGGCGCTGGGTAACAACATCCTGGTGACCGGCGCCCGGGAAGGCACCACCGGAGATAGCGTTAATGAAGTCGATCATGCCGAAATGATGGCCCTGCGAGAGCTGAGTCGCCTGGATCGAAACGTAAATATGAAAGAGGTCTCGGTGTTTTCAACCCTCGAGCCCTGCCTGATGTGTTTTGGAGCACTGGTCATCAGCGGCATTGGCAGGATTGTTTATGCCTATGAAGATGCGATGGGCGGGGGCACCCGTTGCGATTGTGCCCCTCTGCCGCCATTGTATAAAGAAAATCAGATCGAAATTATATCCGGCATATTGAGAAGTGACAGTCTTGAATTATTGAAATCCTATTTTTCACAAACCGAACATACCTATTTAAAAGACAGCTTCCTGGCCGCCTATACCCTGGACCAATGA
- the infC gene encoding translation initiation factor IF-3: MAVPRRFQRPRRTNKANINQRIRAKEVRLIDSEGNQVGIIPTKEALEAAAEAGLDLVEVSPNANPPVCKIMDYGRYRYEQTKKKHEAKKKQSTFQLKEIKVRPKTGEHDLQVKIGHIKKFIGKKDKVKVSVIFRGREITLSELGRTVLQKIIDETEEIAMIEQEPKFEGRILVMVLAPK; this comes from the coding sequence ATAGCTGTTCCCAGAAGATTTCAGAGACCCAGACGCACGAACAAAGCAAACATTAATCAAAGAATTCGAGCAAAAGAAGTCAGATTGATTGACTCTGAAGGCAACCAAGTCGGTATCATACCAACCAAAGAAGCCCTTGAAGCTGCAGCTGAAGCAGGCCTGGATCTGGTTGAAGTATCACCGAATGCGAATCCCCCGGTCTGTAAAATAATGGACTATGGCCGCTATCGTTACGAGCAAACCAAAAAGAAACATGAGGCCAAGAAAAAACAAAGTACTTTTCAGCTCAAGGAGATAAAGGTTCGCCCCAAAACCGGTGAGCATGACCTGCAGGTTAAAATCGGCCATATAAAAAAATTCATTGGCAAAAAAGATAAGGTCAAAGTCAGTGTTATCTTCAGAGGGCGCGAAATAACACTTTCAGAGCTGGGAAGAACGGTGCTTCAAAAAATAATTGATGAAACCGAAGAAATTGCCATGATAGAGCAGGAGCCCAAATTTGAAGGTCGAATCCTGGTCATGGTTCTGGCACCGAAATAG